CTGCTGATGGCGCTGACCCTGCTGCTGACCTATGGCACCACCGGCAACCCGCTGCAACTGTTGATCTGGTCGCTGATCGGCGTCACCGCGCTGTTCCTGAAGATTTTCTTCTTCGCCCTGATCATCAGCGTGATCCTGTCGTGGGTCGCACCGGGCAGCCACAATCCGGGCGCCGAACTGGTCAACCAGATCTGTGAACCGGCGCTGGCACCGTTCCGCCGCTTCCTGCCGAACCTCGGCGGCCTGGATCTGTCGCCGATCTTTGCCTTCCTGGCGCTGAAATTGATCGACATGCTGGTGATCAACAATCTGGCGGCGATGACGATGATGCCGGAGATTCTGCGTTTGCTGATGTGAGCCAGTGCGCTCGGTCTGACTGACCGAGTCGCCTTTTTCGCGAGCAGGCTCGCTCCCACATTGGAATGCATTTCAACTGTGGGAGCGAGCCTGCTCGCGAATGGCTGCACCTCGGTCCGAAGCGAAAACGCCGGACCTGATCGTTGCTTGCCGCTAACCCCCCCGGTCTTTAGACTTACGCCTCATTTCAACGAGAGCAGGGTCGATGCCAACTGCCTTTCCCGCCGATTCTGTTGGTCTGGTGACACCACAAACCGCGCACTTCAGCGAACCGCTGGCGCTGGCCTGTGGCCGTTCGCTGGCCGCCTATGATCTGATCTACGAAACCTACGGCACGCTGAACGCCCAGGCGAGCAACGCCGTGCTGATCTGCCACGCCTTGTCCGGCCACCACCACGCTGCCGGTTATCACAGCGTCGACGACCGCAAGCCCGGCTGGTGGGACAGCTGCATCGGCCCCGGCAAGCCGATCGACACCAACAAGTTCTTCGTGGTCAGCCTGAACAATCTCGGCGGCTGCAACGGCTCCACCGGCCCGAGCAGCGTCAACCCGGAGACCGGGAAGCCGTTCGGCGCCGACTTCCCGGTGCTCACCGTGGAAGACTGGGTGCACAGCCAGGCGCGTCTGGCTGACCTGCTCGGCATCGGCCAGTGGGCAGCGGTGATCGGCGGCAGCCTCGGCGGCATGCAGGCCCTGCAATGGACCATCACCTACCCGGATCGCGTGCGGCACTGCCTGGCGATCGCCTCGGCACCGAAGCTGTCGGCGCAAAACATCGCGTTCAACGAAGTCGCGCGGCAAGCGATTCTTACCGATCCGGAATTCCACGGTGGTTCGTTCCAGGAAGCTGGCGTGATCCCCAAGCGCGGGTTGATGCTGGCGCGCATGGTCGGGCACATCACCTATCTGTCCGACGATTCCATGGGCGAGAAATTCGGCCGTGGCCTGAAGAGCGAAAAGCTCAACTACGACTTCCACAGTGTCGAGTTCCAGGTCGAAAGCTATCTGCGCTATCAGGGCGAAGAGTTCTCCGGGCGCTTCGATGCCAACACCTATCTGTTGATGACCAAAGCGCTGGATTACTTCGATCCGGCGGCGAACTTCGACGATGATCTGGCGAAAACCTTCGAAAAAGCCACAGCCAAATTCTGCGTGATGTCGTTCACCACCGACTGGCGCTTCTCCCCGGCGCGTTCGCGGGAACTGGTGGATGCGCTGATGGCCGCGCGCAAGGACGTCAGCTACCTGGAAATCGACGCGCCGCAGGGCCACGACGCTTTCCTGATTCCGATCCCGCGTTACTTGCAGGCGTTCGGCAATTACATGAACCGCATTTCGTTGTGAGAAAGCCATGAGAGCTGATCTGGAAATCATCCAGGAATGGATCCCCGCCGGCAGCCGCGTCCTCGACCTCGGTTGCGGTGACGGCGAACTGCTGACCTGGCTGCGCGACAACAAGAACGTCACCGGCTATGGCCTTGAAAACGACGCCGACAACATCGCCGAGTGCGTGGCCAAGGGCATCAACGTCATTGAGCAGGATCTGGACAAGGGCCTGGGCAACTTCGCCAGCAACAGTTTCGACATCGTCGTCATGACCCAGGCCCTGCAAGCGGTGCATTACCCGGACAAGATCCTCGACGAAATGCTCCGCGTCGGCCGCCAGTGCATCATCACCTTCCCGAATTTCGGGCACTGGCGCTGCCGCTGGTACCTGGCGAGCAAGGGCCGCATGCCGGTCTCGGAATTCCTGCCGTACACCTGGTACAACACGCCGAACATTCACTTCTGCACCTTCGAGGATTTCGAAGAACTGTGCCGCGAACGTGATGCCAAGGTCATTGATCGGCTTGCCGTGGATCAACAGCACCGCCACGGGTGGGCCAGTAAGCTATGGCCTAATCTGTTAGGTGAAATCGGTATCTACCGCGTCAGCAGCCCGCAACTGGCGGACCACCGAGTCGCGGTCTGAACCAGGCCATTTCGAGGAGCACGAACATGAGTCGTCTAGCGTTGTTGTTACTCACTGCCTGCCTGAGCGCCGGCGCCCTGGCGGCGGACGTCATCAAAGGTGAACGCAAGGAAACCTTCGGTGACATCACGGTGCACTACAACACCTTCAACTCGACGTTTCTGCAACCGGACATTGCCAAGGCTGCGGAGCTGATTCGCAGCAAGAACCAGGGCGTGATCAACGTCTCGGTGGTCAAGGACGGCAAACCGCTGATCGCCAGCGTCACCGGCACGATCAAGGACCTGACCAGCAACAGCGTGCCGCTGAAATTCCGCCAGGTCACCGAACAGGGCGCGATCTACTACATCGCTCAGTACCCGGTACCGCAGCAGGAAACCCGCACCTTTGAAATCAAGGTGCAGAACGGCGACAAGATCAACACCATCAATTTCAACCAAGAACTTTTCCCCGGCGAATGATGAACATCAAGCAGCTCGTACTGGCCAGCCATAACGCCGGCAAACTCAAAGAACTCCAGGCCATGCTCGGCGACTCGGTGCAACTGCGCTCGATTGGCGAGTGGAGCAAGGTCGAGCCGGAGGAAACCGGCCTGTCGTTCGTCGAGAACGCGATCCTCAAGGCCCGCAACGCCGCGCGCATTTCCGGGCTGCCGGCACTGGCCGACGACTCCGGGCTGGCGGTGGATTTTCTTGGCGGTGCGCCGGGCATCTACTCGGCGCGTTACGCCGACGGCCAGGGCGACGCGGCGAACAACGCCAAACTGCTCGATGCGCTGAAGGACGTGCCGCAAGCCGAGCGCGGCGCACAGTTCGTCTGCGTCTTAGCACTGGTGCGCCACGCCGATGATCCGCTGCCGATTCTCTGCGAAGGCCTGTGGCACGGGCGCATCCTCACCGCTACCAGCGGTGAGCACGGTTTCGGTTATGACCCGCTGTTCTGGGTGCCGGAGCGCGACTGCTCCAGTGCCGAGCTGAGCCCGGCCGACAAGAACCAGATCAGCCACCGCGCCCGTGCAATGGATCTGCTGCGCCAGCGTCTGGGCTTGAAATGACCACTGATTCTTCCGCGTCGTCGCTGATCATCGGCGGCGCCGCCTCCTCGCCTCGGGCGCCGCTGCCAACCCTGCCGCCCCTGGCGCTGTACATCCACATCCCGTGGTGTGTGCGCAAATGCCCGTATTGCGATTTCAACTCGCACACCGCCAGCCCGGTGCTGCCGGAGCAGGAATACGTCGACGCGCTGCTGGCCGATCTCGATCAGGATCTGCATGCGGTGTATGGCCGTGAGCTGACTTCGATTTTCTTCGGTGGCGGGACGCCGAGCCTGTTCAGCGCCGAAGCCCTCGGGCGCTTGTTGAAGGGCGTCGAACAACGCATCCCGTTCGCCGCCGACATCGAAATCACCCTGGAAGCCAACCCGGGCACCTTCGAGCAAGAGAAGTTTGTCGCTTATCGCAAGCTGGGGATCAACCGGCTATCGATCGGTATCCAGAGCTTTCAGCAGGAGAAGCTTGAGGCCCTTGGCCGCATCCACAACGGTGACGAAGCCGTGCGTGCGGCAGGCATGGCGCGGCAGGCCGGGTTCGATAACTTCAACCTGGACTTGATGCACGGTTTGCCCGATCAGTCGCTGGACGATGCCTTGAGCGATCTGCGCCAGGCCATCGCGCTGCAGCCGACGCACATCTCCTGGTATCAGCTGACGCTTGAACCCAACACGGTGTTCTGGAATCAGCCGCCGGTGCTGCCGGAAGACGACACCCTGTGGGACATTCAGGAAGCCGGCCAGGCGCTGCTGGCCGAGTACGGTTACGCGCAATACGAAGTGTCGGCATATGCCCAGGCCGGGCGACCGGCGCGGCATAACCTCAATTACTGGAGGTTCGGCGACTTCATCGGCATCGGCGCCGGCGCCCATGGCAAGTTGAGCCACCCGGACGGACGCATCGTCCGTACCTGGAAGACCCGCTTGCCGAAGGACTACCTCAACCCGGCGAAAAGCTTTCAGGCCGGCGAGAAAGCGCTTACCAATGATGAGATGCCGTTCGAGTTTCTGATGAATGCCTTGCGCCTGACCGCTGGCGTCGAATCACGGCTGTATCCGGAACGCACCGGGCTGTCGCTGGACAGCCTCGCCGAAGGCCGGGCAGCGGCCGAACAAAGCGGCCTGTTGCAGGTCGAACCGTCACGCCTGGCGGCGACCGAACGCGGCCAGCTGTTCCTCAACGATTTGCTGCAACAATTTCTGAACTGACTTCAGCTCAAAGGGAAAACGCATGGATTTGATACTCGACCTGCTGGCCACCGTCTCCCGCTGGAGCCGCAGCAATCTCTCGGAAATCGCTTTGGCGCTGGTCGGTTGCCTGCTGGTGCTGTTCGGGGCTGACTTCAAAGGCTGGGTCGAGCAACGCCTGGGCAGCATTGCCGGCGCCCTGCGCGTGCCCCTGATGGCCCTGCTCTGCCTGATCGGCAGCGGCGCCGCGCTGATCTACGCCACGCCGTGGGTGATCAAAGGCCTGAGCCAGTTCAATAACTACAGCCTGGCACCGGTGCTGCTGGTAGTGCTGGTGTTGATCGGTGTGGTCGCCGACCGCCGCTGATTCCGCAAACACCCCGAAACGAAATGTGGGAGCGAGCCTGCTCGCGAATACGGTGTGTCAGTCAACATCAGAGTTGAATGAACAACCGCTTTCGCGAGCAGGCTCGCTCCCACAGTTTTATTGCGTGATGCTTAAGCGAGTTTTTCGAACTTCAGATCCCACACGCCATGGCCAAGACGTTCGCCGCGGCGTTCGAACTTGGTGATCGGACGTTCGGCCGGGCGCGGGACGCATTTGCCGTCTTCGGCGAGATTGCGGTAGCCCGGGGCGACGTTCATCACTTCCAGCATGTACTCGGCATACGGTTCCCAGTCGGTGGCCATGTGCAGAATGCCGCCGACCTTCAACTTGCTGCGCACCAGTTCAGCAAACGACGCCTGAACGATACGACGTTTGTGGTGACGGCTCTTGTGCCACGGATCCGGGAAGAACAGCATCAGGCGATCGAGGCTGTTGTCGGCGATGCAGCGGTTGAGCACTTCGATCGCGTCGCAATCGTAGACGCGCAGATTGGTCAGCCCCTGGGTCAGCACACCATTGAGCAGCGCGCCAACACCCGGACGGTGCACTTCAACGCCGATGAAATCCTGCTCCGGCGCCGCCGCGGCCATTTCCAGCAGCGAATGGCCCATGCCGAAACCGATTTCCAGCGAGCGCGGTGCCGAGCGGCCGAACACCTGATCGTAATCGACCGGCGCATCGGCCAGCGGCAGCACGTACAGCGGCGCGCCCTGATCCAGGCCGCGTTGCTGGCCTTCGGTCATGCGCCCGGCGCGCATCACGAAACTCTTGATGCGGCGGTGTTGGCGCTCGTCGCCTTCGTCCGGCTGGACAGGCGTGTCGTTCGATTCAGTCATCAATGGCTCTTACTTGATCAGACCATCCAGCGGCGAAGAGGCGCTGGCATAGAGTTTTTTCGGCATGCGGCCGGCGAGGTACGCCAGGCGCCCAGCGACGATGGCGTGCTGCATGGCTTGCGCCATCATGACCGGTTGCTGGGCGTGGGCGATGGCCGAGTTCATCAGTACGGCGTCGCAACCCAGCTCCATGGCGATGGTCGCGTCGGAAGCGGTACCGACGCCAGCATCCACCAGCACCGGGATCTTGGCTTCTTCGAGGATGATCTGCAGGTTGTACGGATTGCAGATACCCAGACCGGAGCCGATCAGACCGGCCAGCGGCATCACCGCGATGCAGCCGATTTCCGCCAGTTGCCGGGCGATGATCGGGTCATCGCTGGTGTAGACCATCACGTCGAAGCCTTCCTTGACCAGCGTTTCCGCGGCCTTGAGGGTTTCGATCACGTTGGGGAACAGGGTTTTCTGGTCGGCCAGCACTTCCAGCTTCACCAGGTTGTGGCCGTCGAGCAGTTCACGCGCCAGGCGGCAGGTGCGCACGGCTTCGATGGCGTCGTAGCAACCGGCGGTGTTCGGCAGAAAGGTGTAGCGCTCCGGCGACAGCACTTCGAGCAGGTTCGGCTCGCCTTCGATCTGGCCCAGATTTGTGCGGCGCACGGCGAAGGTGACGATCTCGGCACCCGAGGCTTCGATGGCCTGGCGGGTTTCTTCCATGTCACGGTACTTGCCGGTACCGACCAGCAAACGCGACTGGTAAGTACGACCGGCCAGCACAAAAGGCTTGTCGCTACGAACGATGCTCATGGGGAATCCTCTTTAAGGGTGAGGGTCTTGCAGAATTCTGTGCCCTTGCAGGCCGGGACAATCAGCCGCCGCCGATGGCGTGGACCACTTCGACGTTGTCGCCGTCGTTTAGCATGGTATCGGCATGCTGGCTGCGCGGGACGATGTCCAGATTGAGCTCTACGGCCACACGGCGTCCGGTCAGATCCAGACGAGTGATCAGGCCCGCAACGGTTTCACCGTCGGGCAATTCAAAGGACTCACCGTTCAACTGAATGCGCATGCACAACGCCGCCATCATTTTTAGGGGCTGGCATTCTAGCCCGATCAGTCAGGCTGACCCAAGCCATTCGTCTTGAAACCGGTCCGTGTAGGAGCTGCCGAAGGCTGCGATCTTTTGATCTTGAAAACAAAATCAAAAGATCGCAGCCTTCGGCAGCTCCTACGCGGAGAGCGTCAGATTCAGGATAGGCGCCAGGCGGCGAAGCCGAGGCAGATCCAACCGACCAGAAACGCGAGGCCACCGAATGGAGTAATGATGCCGAGCTTGCTGATGCCAGTGGTGGTCAGCAGATACAGGCTGCCGGAGAACAGCAGGATGCCGACGGTGAAGGACACGCCGGCCCAACTGATCAGGCGCCCTTGAATTTGCGTGGCCAGCAGCGCCACCCCGAACAGCGCAAGAGTGTGCACCAATTGATAGGTGACGCCGGTATGGAAAATCGTCAGGTATTCCGGGGTCAGGCGATTTTTCAGGCCATGGGCGGCGAAAGCGCCCAGCGCAACACCGGTAAATCCGAAAAAAGCGGCCAGCATCAAAAAGCCACGCAGCATGGGGAACTCCAGTCAGACGCGATCGGCAGGGTCTGTATAATGGCCCGCTCCACGGGTTCGGCCAAGCCATCTCTATGCTGCGTTCAATTTTCCGTCGTCTCACGAAGGCCCTGCTCTGGTTTGCCGGCGGCAGTGTCTTGCTGGTGCTGGTGTTTCGCTTCGTGCCACCGCCGGGCACGGCGTTGATGGTCGAGCGCAAGGTCGAATCCTGGGTCGACGGTGAGCCGATCGACCTGCAGCGCACCTGGAAACCGTGGAATGAGATCTCCGATGACTTGAAGGTAGCGGTGATTGCCGGCGAGGATCAGAAATTCCCCGAGCACTGGGGCTTCGATCTGCGCGCGATTCAGGCCGCTCTGGCCCACAACGAACTGGGCGGTTCGATTCGTGGCGCCAGCACCTTGAGCCAGCAAGTGTCGAAAAATCTCTTTCTGTGGTCGGGCCGCAGCTATCTGCGCAAAGGCCTGGAAGCGTGGTTTACCGCGTTGATCGAAGTGTTCTGGCCCAAGCAGCGGATTCTTGAGGTGTATCTGAACAGCGTCGAGTGGGATGACGGCGTGTTTGGTGCCGAAGCGGCGGCAAGGCATCATTTTGGCGTGAGCGCGAAATCGTTGTCGCGGCAGCAGGCGAGTTATCTGGCGGCGGTACTGCCCAATCCGCGGGTGTGGAGCGCCAGTCATCCGACCGGGTATGTGTCGCGTCGGGCTGGGTGGATTCGCCAGCAGATGAGTCAGTTGGGTGGGGACAGTTATTTGCTGGGGCTGAACGATTCGCGGCGGGCGCCTTGGGCTGAATAAATCAAAAGCAAAGAT
This genomic interval from Pseudomonas koreensis contains the following:
- a CDS encoding YggT family protein, with amino-acid sequence MIGLNTAAVYVLQTLGSLYLLIVLLRFVLQLVRANFYNPLCQFVVKATQPLLKPLRRIIPSLFGLDMSSLVLAILVQLLLMALTLLLTYGTTGNPLQLLIWSLIGVTALFLKIFFFALIISVILSWVAPGSHNPGAELVNQICEPALAPFRRFLPNLGGLDLSPIFAFLALKLIDMLVINNLAAMTMMPEILRLLM
- the metX gene encoding homoserine O-succinyltransferase MetX is translated as MPTAFPADSVGLVTPQTAHFSEPLALACGRSLAAYDLIYETYGTLNAQASNAVLICHALSGHHHAAGYHSVDDRKPGWWDSCIGPGKPIDTNKFFVVSLNNLGGCNGSTGPSSVNPETGKPFGADFPVLTVEDWVHSQARLADLLGIGQWAAVIGGSLGGMQALQWTITYPDRVRHCLAIASAPKLSAQNIAFNEVARQAILTDPEFHGGSFQEAGVIPKRGLMLARMVGHITYLSDDSMGEKFGRGLKSEKLNYDFHSVEFQVESYLRYQGEEFSGRFDANTYLLMTKALDYFDPAANFDDDLAKTFEKATAKFCVMSFTTDWRFSPARSRELVDALMAARKDVSYLEIDAPQGHDAFLIPIPRYLQAFGNYMNRISL
- the metW gene encoding methionine biosynthesis protein MetW; this translates as MRADLEIIQEWIPAGSRVLDLGCGDGELLTWLRDNKNVTGYGLENDADNIAECVAKGINVIEQDLDKGLGNFASNSFDIVVMTQALQAVHYPDKILDEMLRVGRQCIITFPNFGHWRCRWYLASKGRMPVSEFLPYTWYNTPNIHFCTFEDFEELCRERDAKVIDRLAVDQQHRHGWASKLWPNLLGEIGIYRVSSPQLADHRVAV
- a CDS encoding DUF4426 domain-containing protein; the encoded protein is MSRLALLLLTACLSAGALAADVIKGERKETFGDITVHYNTFNSTFLQPDIAKAAELIRSKNQGVINVSVVKDGKPLIASVTGTIKDLTSNSVPLKFRQVTEQGAIYYIAQYPVPQQETRTFEIKVQNGDKINTINFNQELFPGE
- the rdgB gene encoding RdgB/HAM1 family non-canonical purine NTP pyrophosphatase; the encoded protein is MMNIKQLVLASHNAGKLKELQAMLGDSVQLRSIGEWSKVEPEETGLSFVENAILKARNAARISGLPALADDSGLAVDFLGGAPGIYSARYADGQGDAANNAKLLDALKDVPQAERGAQFVCVLALVRHADDPLPILCEGLWHGRILTATSGEHGFGYDPLFWVPERDCSSAELSPADKNQISHRARAMDLLRQRLGLK
- the hemW gene encoding radical SAM family heme chaperone HemW, which produces MTTDSSASSLIIGGAASSPRAPLPTLPPLALYIHIPWCVRKCPYCDFNSHTASPVLPEQEYVDALLADLDQDLHAVYGRELTSIFFGGGTPSLFSAEALGRLLKGVEQRIPFAADIEITLEANPGTFEQEKFVAYRKLGINRLSIGIQSFQQEKLEALGRIHNGDEAVRAAGMARQAGFDNFNLDLMHGLPDQSLDDALSDLRQAIALQPTHISWYQLTLEPNTVFWNQPPVLPEDDTLWDIQEAGQALLAEYGYAQYEVSAYAQAGRPARHNLNYWRFGDFIGIGAGAHGKLSHPDGRIVRTWKTRLPKDYLNPAKSFQAGEKALTNDEMPFEFLMNALRLTAGVESRLYPERTGLSLDSLAEGRAAAEQSGLLQVEPSRLAATERGQLFLNDLLQQFLN
- a CDS encoding DUF3392 domain-containing protein, translating into MDLILDLLATVSRWSRSNLSEIALALVGCLLVLFGADFKGWVEQRLGSIAGALRVPLMALLCLIGSGAALIYATPWVIKGLSQFNNYSLAPVLLVVLVLIGVVADRR
- the trmB gene encoding tRNA (guanosine(46)-N7)-methyltransferase TrmB, which codes for MTESNDTPVQPDEGDERQHRRIKSFVMRAGRMTEGQQRGLDQGAPLYVLPLADAPVDYDQVFGRSAPRSLEIGFGMGHSLLEMAAAAPEQDFIGVEVHRPGVGALLNGVLTQGLTNLRVYDCDAIEVLNRCIADNSLDRLMLFFPDPWHKSRHHKRRIVQASFAELVRSKLKVGGILHMATDWEPYAEYMLEVMNVAPGYRNLAEDGKCVPRPAERPITKFERRGERLGHGVWDLKFEKLA
- a CDS encoding thiazole synthase, with the translated sequence MSIVRSDKPFVLAGRTYQSRLLVGTGKYRDMEETRQAIEASGAEIVTFAVRRTNLGQIEGEPNLLEVLSPERYTFLPNTAGCYDAIEAVRTCRLARELLDGHNLVKLEVLADQKTLFPNVIETLKAAETLVKEGFDVMVYTSDDPIIARQLAEIGCIAVMPLAGLIGSGLGICNPYNLQIILEEAKIPVLVDAGVGTASDATIAMELGCDAVLMNSAIAHAQQPVMMAQAMQHAIVAGRLAYLAGRMPKKLYASASSPLDGLIK
- the thiS gene encoding sulfur carrier protein ThiS, whose amino-acid sequence is MRIQLNGESFELPDGETVAGLITRLDLTGRRVAVELNLDIVPRSQHADTMLNDGDNVEVVHAIGGG
- a CDS encoding DUF423 domain-containing protein gives rise to the protein MLRGFLMLAAFFGFTGVALGAFAAHGLKNRLTPEYLTIFHTGVTYQLVHTLALFGVALLATQIQGRLISWAGVSFTVGILLFSGSLYLLTTTGISKLGIITPFGGLAFLVGWICLGFAAWRLS
- the mtgA gene encoding monofunctional biosynthetic peptidoglycan transglycosylase; the protein is MLRSIFRRLTKALLWFAGGSVLLVLVFRFVPPPGTALMVERKVESWVDGEPIDLQRTWKPWNEISDDLKVAVIAGEDQKFPEHWGFDLRAIQAALAHNELGGSIRGASTLSQQVSKNLFLWSGRSYLRKGLEAWFTALIEVFWPKQRILEVYLNSVEWDDGVFGAEAAARHHFGVSAKSLSRQQASYLAAVLPNPRVWSASHPTGYVSRRAGWIRQQMSQLGGDSYLLGLNDSRRAPWAE